In Oryza sativa Japonica Group chromosome 2, ASM3414082v1, the following are encoded in one genomic region:
- the LOC4330149 gene encoding aldehyde dehydrogenase family 3 member F1, whose translation MAPAMVAAMGEKPKPAVVLGGMVSGLREVYESGRTKDLEWRQSQLKALIRLLTDKEEEIFAVLHDDLGKHRGESFRDELGILVKSIKYTLQNLKKWAASERAESPLVAFPATAMVVPEPLGVVLVFSCWNLPLGLALEPLSGAIAAGNAVVLKPSELAPSTAAFLAANIPRYLDSRAVKVVLGGPNVGEELMEHRWDKVLFTGSARIGRIIMAKAVKHLTPVALELGSKCPCIVDWLDSKRDRQIAVNRIIGAKWSTCAGQACIAIDHVIVEERFAPILIELLKSTLKRFMAKPGGMARILNAKHFERLSGYLEDNRVAASVVHGGYMDPKKLNIEPTLLLNPPADSDVMTEEVFGPILPIITVKKIEDCIAYLKSKPKPIAMYAFTNNERLKRRIVEETSSGSVTFNDAVVQYALESVPFGGVGHSGFGQYHGKYSFELFSHKKAVFKRSFLIEFMFRYPPWDERKIGTLRHVFSYNYFLLFFNLLGFRR comes from the exons ATGGCCCCGGCAATGGTAGCCGCCATGGGAGAGAAGCCGAAGCCCGCAGTCGTGTTGGGCGGCATGGTGAGCGGGCTGAGGGAGGTGTACGAGAGCGGGAGGACCAAGGACCTGGAGTGGAGGCAGTCGCAGCTCAAGGCGCTCATCAGGCTCCTCAccgacaaggaggaggagatcttcGCCGTCCTCCACGACGACCTCGGCAAGCACCGCGGCGAGTCGTTCCGAGACGAG CTTGGGATTCTTGTCAAGTCGATCAAGTACACGCTGCAAAACCTCAAGAAATGGGCGGCTTCGGAGAGG GCGGAATCGCCGTTGGTTGCATTCCCTGCGACCGCGATGGTGGTGCCGGAGCCGCTCGGTGTCGTGCTCGTTTTCTCCTGCTGGAATCTGCCACTAG GCTTAGCGTTGGAGCCACTCTCCGGCGCCATAGCGGCCGGCAACGCCGTTGTTCTGAAGCCCTCCGAGCTCGCGCCGTCCACCGCCGCGTTCCTCGCCGCCAACATCCCGAGGTATCTGGACAGCAGGGCAGTGAAGGTCGTCCTGGGAGGCCCCAATGTTGGAGAGGAACTCATGGAGCACAGATGGGACAAGGTTCTTTTCACCG GGAGTGCCAGAATAGGACGCATTATCATGGCTAAAGCAGTCAAACACTTGACCCCGGTTGCACTTGAACTGGGTTCGAAATGCCCATGCATCGTTGATTGGCTGGACAGTAAGAGGGATAGGCAG ATTGCGGTGAACCGCATAATCGGAGCGAAATGGTCGACTTGTGCTGGTCAGGCTTGCATCGCCATCGATCACGTAATCGTCGAGGAGAGATTTGCACCGATTCTG ATTGAGCTACTGAAATCAACTCTTAAGAGGTTCATGGCCAAACCGGGTGGCATGGCCCGTATCCTGAACGCAAAACATTTTGAGAGGTTGAGTGGCTATCTGGAGGATAATAGGGTGGCAGCTTCTGTAGTGCACGGTGGTTACATGGACCCCAAGAAACT gaatatTGAGCCAACCTTACTGCTAAATCCTCCTGCTGATTCTGATGTCATGACCGAGGAGGTATTTGGCCCGATTCTCCCAATCATCACG GTAAAGAAGATCGAGGATTGCATCGCGTATTTAAAGTCCAAGCCGAAACCGATTGCGATGTACGCCTTCACCAACAACGAGAGGCTGAAACGCCGGATCGTAGAGGAAACGTCGTCCGGGAGTGTCACATTCAACGACGCAGTTGTGCAG TACGCTCTTGAAAGCGTCCCTTTCGGCGGAGTTGGCCATAGCGGATTCGGACAGTACCACGGCAAGTACTCATTCGAGCTGTTCAGCCACAAGAAGGCGGTGTTCAAGAGAAGCTTTCTGATCGAGTTCATGTTCAGATACCCACCATGGGATGAGAGAAAGATCGGGACGCTGAGGCACGTCTTCAGCTATAACTACTTCTTGCTGTTCTTCAACCTGCTCGGCTTTAGGAGATGA